The bacterium genome has a window encoding:
- a CDS encoding phosphoribosylaminoimidazolesuccinocarboxamide synthase, translated as MGALRSTRDLGLEPQYEGKVRDMFDLGDKFLIVSTDRISAFDVIMDDLVPGRGVVLNVMSMAWFKRFADIPNHVITADPSEFPAPFRAHAEHLGGRSVLVRKADRFDVECVVRGYIAGSGWKSYRADGTICGHTLPAGLQLASALPKAIFTPATKEDEGHDINIDFDTAAEIVGADNAATLRDLSLRLYTEAAAYARPRGVIVADTKFEFGMIDGQITLIDEALTPDSSRFWPADGYAPGQEPASWDKQILRNHLETLDWNHDYPPPRLPAEVLQKTYARYREVLEILFPEEAAAWQQYL; from the coding sequence ATGGGCGCGTTGCGCAGTACCAGGGACCTGGGTCTTGAGCCTCAGTACGAGGGCAAGGTCCGGGACATGTTCGATCTCGGCGACAAGTTCCTCATCGTTTCGACCGACCGCATCTCCGCCTTCGACGTCATCATGGACGATCTCGTACCCGGTCGCGGCGTCGTGCTGAACGTCATGAGCATGGCGTGGTTCAAGCGGTTCGCCGACATCCCCAACCACGTGATCACGGCCGATCCGTCCGAGTTCCCGGCGCCCTTCCGCGCCCACGCCGAGCATCTCGGCGGGCGCTCGGTGCTGGTGCGCAAGGCCGACCGCTTCGACGTCGAGTGCGTGGTGCGCGGCTACATCGCCGGCTCGGGCTGGAAGAGCTACAGGGCCGACGGGACCATCTGCGGCCACACGCTGCCCGCCGGCCTCCAGCTCGCGAGCGCCTTGCCCAAAGCGATCTTCACGCCGGCGACGAAAGAGGACGAGGGCCACGACATCAACATCGACTTCGACACCGCTGCGGAGATCGTCGGCGCCGACAACGCGGCCACGCTGCGGGACCTGTCGCTGCGCCTGTACACCGAGGCCGCGGCCTACGCCCGGCCCAGGGGCGTCATCGTCGCCGACACCAAGTTCGAGTTCGGCATGATCGACGGGCAGATCACCCTCATCGACGAGGCGCTCACGCCCGACTCGAGCCGCTTCTGGCCCGCCGACGGCTACGCGCCCGGCCAGGAGCCCGCGAGCTGGGACAAGCAGATCCTGCGCAACCACCTCGAGACCCTCGACTGGAACCACGACTACCCGCCGCCGCGTCTGCCGGCCGAGGTGCTGCAGAAGACCTACGCCCGCTACCGCGAGGTGCTGGAGATCCTGTTCCCGGAGGAGGCGGCCGCATGGCAGCAGTACCTGTAG
- the purH gene encoding bifunctional phosphoribosylaminoimidazolecarboxamide formyltransferase/IMP cyclohydrolase, with amino-acid sequence MAAVPVDGRRALLSVTDKTGLVELGRGLVSHGFQLVASGGTAKTLREHDVPVTGVGELTGYPEIFGGRVKTLHPAVHGGILGPTREAFAATADLGIGPIDLVVVNLYAFQAAVADGADLAAAVEKIDIGGPTLLRAAAKNFQRVTVVSDPARYGELLAQLAEGDGETTLEFRTRMAAETFRLVERYDEAIATWLESATGSRPGIELRYGENPHQGASLLLPPARGEAPALSAIGLTQHGGKELSYNNIVDLIAGVKLVGDFDQPCCAVLKHTNPCGFGLGAGTVGLERALRCDPVSAFGGVFAFNVEVDLATAEILAGRFLEIIIAPAYTDEALARLTKKKNVRTLTVDLPVFLAGTRGRVRSWGDLQLRQDEDEGFPELEEWNVVAGPQPDGATRTALEMVWKVVKHGKSNGIVLGDLTATLGMGFGQMSRVDSTELAVLKAGQQDLDLTGCVAGSDGFFPFPDGIEKLAAAGARAIIAPGGSIRDDEVAARADELGVTLVLTGRRHFNH; translated from the coding sequence ATGGCAGCAGTACCTGTAGACGGTCGGCGGGCCCTGCTCAGCGTCACCGACAAGACCGGACTGGTGGAGCTGGGGCGGGGGCTCGTCAGTCACGGGTTCCAGCTCGTCGCCTCGGGCGGCACGGCGAAGACGCTGCGCGAGCACGACGTGCCCGTGACGGGCGTGGGCGAACTGACGGGTTACCCCGAGATCTTCGGCGGGCGGGTCAAGACCCTGCATCCCGCGGTGCACGGCGGCATCCTCGGGCCCACGCGCGAGGCGTTCGCCGCGACGGCCGACCTCGGCATCGGGCCCATCGATCTGGTCGTGGTGAACCTCTACGCGTTCCAGGCGGCGGTCGCGGACGGCGCCGACCTGGCCGCCGCGGTGGAGAAGATCGACATCGGCGGCCCGACCCTGCTGCGGGCCGCGGCGAAGAACTTCCAGCGGGTGACGGTGGTCAGCGACCCGGCGCGGTACGGCGAACTGTTGGCGCAGCTCGCCGAGGGGGACGGCGAGACCACCCTCGAGTTCCGCACCCGCATGGCCGCCGAGACCTTCCGCCTGGTCGAGCGGTACGACGAGGCCATCGCCACCTGGCTCGAGTCGGCCACCGGCAGCCGACCGGGCATCGAGCTGCGCTACGGCGAGAACCCGCACCAGGGCGCGTCGCTGCTGCTGCCGCCCGCGCGGGGCGAGGCGCCGGCCCTGTCGGCCATCGGGCTGACCCAGCACGGCGGCAAGGAACTCAGCTACAACAACATCGTCGACCTGATCGCCGGCGTGAAGCTGGTGGGCGACTTCGACCAGCCGTGCTGCGCCGTGCTGAAGCACACCAATCCCTGCGGCTTCGGCCTCGGGGCCGGCACGGTCGGACTCGAGCGGGCCCTGCGCTGCGATCCGGTGTCGGCCTTCGGGGGTGTCTTCGCCTTCAACGTCGAGGTCGACCTCGCGACGGCCGAGATCCTGGCGGGGCGCTTCCTCGAGATCATCATCGCGCCGGCATACACGGACGAGGCGTTGGCGCGCCTCACGAAGAAGAAGAACGTGCGCACCCTGACGGTCGACCTGCCCGTCTTCCTGGCCGGGACCCGCGGGCGCGTGCGCTCCTGGGGCGACCTGCAGCTGCGCCAGGACGAGGACGAGGGCTTCCCCGAACTGGAGGAGTGGAACGTGGTCGCCGGCCCGCAGCCGGACGGAGCCACGCGCACGGCCCTGGAGATGGTCTGGAAGGTGGTCAAGCACGGCAAGAGCAACGGCATCGTGCTGGGTGACCTGACGGCGACCCTCGGCATGGGCTTCGGCCAGATGAGCCGCGTCGACTCGACGGAGCTCGCGGTGCTCAAGGCGGGCCAGCAGGACCTCGACCTGACCGGTTGCGTCGCCGGCTCCGACGGCTTCTTCCCGTTCCCGGACGGCATCGAGAAGCTGGCCGCGGCGGGTGC